aacaaaacaaaacaaaacaaaacaaaaaaacagaatggCACCTTTGTCTAATAAAATTGTGAcctgtaaataaatattcagagaGCAAAATCTTGATTCAGCAGCACGTATCTTGGAGATAGGCTTTTATGGTTTGATATGCCAAAACCCAAGAGTTTAAGAGGTTAGAGTAATAACAATTAGTATTTGGTACTACTGGAAATACTTTTATGTGTGTAAACAATGCAGTTCTCTAGCCTGCAGTTGGGACCAACCTGtacaacacagagaaatttCTGTGCAGATGAATCTGATAGTTACAAAGGCACAATCCCAAACTCAGGACTCAGTAACTAACTCTATTCTGCCAGTTGCAGAGGCAGACCCTTGTGAGTTCTCCACTCATGTTCCACCATCCACTATAGAAAAGCTTTTACCATAGAAATACTAATACATGTGTTGATATGTTTTAAAGCACTTCTGTTCATCTGTAGATCCCCCTGACAACTACAAAGTGAGTGTAGCATAGGCATTCCAGGTAATATGTCATGTATATACTGCTCTCCTTGAACAAGGATCATGGCTTTAAAACAGTGTGTTTCTGTTCCATGTTATACAGTCCGATGGGAAATTTCCTTTCTAAGTAAACAGTCCAGAGCACATTTTATTACActccttttaaaacttttcaaatttaaatgacaacaaaaagaaaacatttattgctGTAATACATAATAGCAAGTTGATATTTTTtataaggtattttaaaaaccccaagaaataaaatactgtttgatGATTACAGAGACTTTAGTATGTGATTATACAGTGTTTTAATCTATGTTCATTTTATACACAAAATAAAGTTCAGGAAACAGTAAGCAGCAAACTTTGCTATTTACATGTGTATTAGCTACAATTAACAGCCTGATCCAGAAGATGCTGAGCACACTCCAGCAAGTGTTAGAAGATGGTCAGCAGCTACAAGGATGGGGCCCAAAGGATGCACTGGAAGGAGTATGTGATAGCAATGACAgcatttttatgaatatttttcttatggaatcaccaagaaaatgtatttctaatagTCATTGGTAAGCACCAGCTCACAACACGGCATGTGGCTGCATGACTTGCACATTATGTTTCCTGACACACTGCACATACAATACGTCTAGAATTCTCAGCACAGATAGAACTGAGAGGTTTGTTATGTAGCACTTACAAATCACcacaaggaaaatgtatttttagtagCATTTTAAACAGTAAAGTTGCAATATTGTTTTAGTGACTATGTTTCCTATCCAAAGGAAAAGTAGAAAGTACTCAGTGACATACTTCCTGAAATTTTAATACTGGCTTTCAGGTGTTAACAACCTAAAGTGCTTTCATgtttcatacatttttaaaaaaattttcaatttatacaaaaaaaaaccacagaatatttataaatttattctaTACACTTGTGAATGTGCTAGACAATTTAGTCTATTCCTGTTTCCTCACCCAAAAAGTTGGCATTGCCATCTCCCAAATCTCTCTTTTGAAACCAAGTCAGTGAGCTTGTTCCTTGAATATAAGCATCCAGAAAATAGCAAATTCCAGGAATATCACTGGGAAAGTTTGGAGGAAGTTCTTCTCTTGAGCGAGGTGTGAACACAAAACCTGGATATTCTTTTAACAACCTATAACAAAAATTAATCATCTTGGTTAAAAATGAATCAGTCACTAATTGTTACTACATGCATAGACATTCAATAATTATTTGTGTATTCTTTATAAAGCAGGGCAGAATTTGATTTTATAGTTATAcattatttcatgaaaatattaaaaaaaacagtttgtttaGTAATTTTGATAACCAGTTAATTAATGCACCAGTGCAAACAGGAacattgcccttttttttttttttttttttttgtctgtgctttTAATGTAGGTGATATATTTGTTCTAAGTATTTGCAAAACTGGTCTAGTACTGACAGCTAGCTCAGCTTAGCATGAGACTGGTAGCATGATTAGTGttaatgaaatactgaaaagctTATTAACTGAACTATTCAGATCCTCTTACTACTTCtaagaattttgctttttcacacaTAGGTCCACTAAACCTAGTGGTCTTTTATATCTGAAATACAGATCAGTACTCTTTAGAGATAAATAATGTAAACCTGTTACTAATGTTCCAGACAAATACTTTTACATATAGGAGATGTGCCAGGTGCCATAATGTTATCAATATCTGTTTATAATTCATGTACAAATCAGAAAGTAAAAACACTAAACACAAAGTGTGTTAACACATCATtcatgcaggggaaaaaaaaaacataccatgAGAATAATAACAATAGTTTATCCTTTAACTAAATTGCCTGTTTTCTAGGCAtccaaacaattatttttttcaacagtgTACTCATTTCAGATATTCTCTTGAAATGAATACACAGCCATGCAGAGTATGCctcagaatataaaaaaatcttgtgtgGAAAAACTGTCTATTGATTTAAGAGAAGGGTATAGCCAATCTGATTCAAAATGTTATGCCATATGCACATGGAAGAAATCACTGTTGGCCACCACTGTACTTCTAACATACACTATAGCTCTTTAGAGTACATGATCCAAAAGCAGGTTACTTGCTGTGTACTCTGATACCTCTAACACGTGTGTAAAAATCACCTATACAAGATAATCTATAGTTTGGCACCCTGTAAGTCACATAGCATGTGCTGCACAGAATGTCAGAGGATCCCATGCCAAATTCTCTAACAGTGGCCACAGGACCTTGCCACAAGATCAGATATGCAGCAGTGGGTACAAACTGAATAGGAATAGGTGACTGTCCAGGCTGCAGTGAAGGCAGTAGTGCttccttaaaaggaaaaaaaaaattatatccaTATTTCTGGTTATTTTACCCATCCAGCAATATTGCTTCCTATTACTGAATTCACTTTGTGTAGTTCACTTTTTTTGGCCACTCTGGAAGAAACAATAATCTGTATCAGTTTAAGTGGCATAAAATTCAGACCTGGACCTGGAGTAACAGTCTGAACTGTTACTACCACCAAATTCAAACTTATAAAACACTATTACTTAGCCACAAACATATTTGCaaggtaattttaaaatacaattaaatagaTAATACAAAGAGTATTACAAACAGCAATACAAAGAGAGGTTGGGAGTATGAAGGGTACAAAAGAAAGATGCTGTATTTTCCATGGGAGAGCTTGCTAACTGCATGACAACAAATACCCTAAAAATGTCTGATTTGAATGGATAATAAATAGTACAGACTAGATTACATACTAAGGTTCAAACTTAGCTGTGATCAAGACAGGTATAAACTAAACACTGGCTTGGTTGATTCATTGCAATCTATTCATTCAACTACTCTAATCAAAAGAGAATGGAGATGCATAAGGTGATGCTTAATAATTGTGCAGTTAAGTGGTTATTTTCAAGGGCACCTGCATAAACTTGGCATCAGTTTACACTGAAAGATACTTAGCTCAAAGAGGAGACAACTATTTGAGAGAAGTAAAAAttcaagagatttttctttggcttcagGGCAAGAAGCAAAATTGGCCCTGAtcctccatttattttaaacacaacatctgaaaaataaatatcagctGTTCTGTTTCaccctttttattgctgctggttgcattctgaataaaaataaccacGGTACGATCATGGGCAAtcagataaaaagagaaaaaaaagaaaaataaacagtagcacttcagagggaagaaaaaagatcagCAAGATAATGAATAAATTTCACATTAACTACTTCAGGTGGACATTTTACAGACGTACATTGTAAAGCACTGTACCTGTAAGTTGTTGGgctgacatttatttttctaggtaCACTGCAAGACTCAAACTTGTTGCCAAGAGTTACATTATTTCCAAAGAGACAATAACGAGGCATTTTAACCCCCACAACTCCAGCAAAGACAGATCCAGAATGAAGGCCAATACGcatcttcaaataaaaagatagacaaaagcattaaataaaaataatgaaatggtTAAAGTcagttttatgcatttttcctttaaaataaataaatagattatgAGCTAGTAATACAAATTCAGTTGGTATAGCCTCCTTAAAATGTCTGTATTCTGTTCGTTACTGCCTGCGCTAGCCCAAGTTTACCTCGATGTATAAACATCATCAGGAGATGTGAAGACACTTGAATATTTTCCTGGGAGGAACTGCATGGCACAATGTTAGACTGGTGACAGTTACTAAATCACACACTTTTCTGTTATGGTCAGAAGACTTAGggaacagtgaagaaaatatgtatatgcTGCAGTTTCAGTTGAATTGTATTTACAATGTACCACTTAAGAGTAAATCCCAATATCAGAGTACATAATTTGGCTAATTAATGAAATTATACAGCAGTTGATACATTTTGGTACCTCTTCTTTAAAACTTGTACTCAGATTTTTGAGTTTTGCTTAGCTGGTACTGgtttttatgttcctttttttttttttttattgtattttatgcTCATTATACATATGTAGACATGTTTTCTTCAGCATAGCACTCTGACACTACAATGGCTGATGTTGGGAAACATGCATATCTACTGTCTGTGCTGTTCTTTATATACACACAGAATACCGTATCATTTATGAAGAAGTTACAATTTCTAGTTTTGagtgagaaagcaaaaaaagcaacaaaagcaaaatccacCCACACAGCAAAGATGGCTCATATACATACATTGACACAGAAGTCTGatttaaaataagcagtttGCAGTCACGCCTTTTCTTTGACAATTTATATAGAAAATGACAGTATACCATGACATACTTGTTGCTTTGCAAAACAGTCATGaagcatttcattaaaatagatGTGTGCTTTCATTAGAAATAGAaagattctgttttcttctaagAAGGTTCTCGAAGttgtttatacatttttttttatttctattttaaaattactttttgaatGTAATGACATTGCTCATTCAAAACTATAGAAGTAGCAATTGTGTGGAAATTATAAacatgttaataataataataataatgacaagatgtttctatatttttaacCCTAGTTTAATTTGATAttgtgaaatacaaaaagaatgGTATTTATAACACTGCTGTTATATAAATGTATGATAAATGTGGAACATGTTATCCTCTTAATAATCACTTTCTTGTTTTTGCAATACAAACATTCATTATCTATAATCAAAGAAGTTTGAAGTTTTCTAAAGGAATGAATGAATAGATGAATGTTAAAAATGAGCAAATGAAAGACATAATGAATCGAGACaccagtatttaaaaaaatagaccACATTCCAGGACATTTGAACTTAATGGAAGGCCCACATCATTTGTCATGCACACcaatctttctctctttttttttttttttttcccagtgagaGGTGAACCTATGTGGTAAGTTCAGTACATGCTTAAGTCCTCATTGAAAGGAGGCCATAAATGTAACTACCACTGAATCAGGCAGTTGTCTTGCCATTCTTATGGTATTGGTTCAGTATCTGACTGTAAAACATGAACAGCAACAGAATCCATTAAAGATATGTGGATTGCAGTATTTAGAACATGTATTTGATTATTCATGTTTATACCTGTTGCCTCAAAAGACTTTGATGTTCTCATTAGTTCCAATTCTAAGGGATTAGTCTCCTAATTATAAAATGGTAACAGAATATTTCACGCCACTTACAAACGTATTGCTACGGAGACAAAACCAGCAGCTTATCAATGTGCACCTACTGATTTCACATTTAAGCTTTTGGCgttaattttcagatttctgtttcatctttAACTCTCTACAAAACTCTCATTCATAGAACTAAAACGATCAGTTTCTCCAGCCATACGCCGTTGATCCCACACCTTGTTTGAATTAATGTGAAATCTCCTTGACACAAAAACCCTGAAACCAACTAGACAAccaaaaatttccatttttaccatataaaatacaaaaaaatatatgacCTTGATAGGCTCTCCATGGGGAGACACCACCTCATCTGATAGCTCCATCATCTTCAGGGCCATCAATGCTATTTGAACAGCATGGGTTTCACTTTCTTTGTGTAAACCTCCAGCAACACAGTAGGCATCTCCAATAGTCTCAACCTGAAACAGGTATATTTGTTCCTTAGTGTTATACTGCTTGACATATAAAAGAATAGTCTGTGGTCTCAGCAGGAATTTTACCTAACTGTTTGACTGAGATTTATTTGTCCTGCTAAATGGTCCTGGGCAAATCCTGCAGTGTcattcaaaaggaaataaatatacaacTTGTATTTATTGCTACGCACAATGCTAGAATACCTTTCCTTACTCACCTGTTGTCAGGCACCTGTTGCTACATTAAACACCTATTTACCCCAGATTCACAGCACTGtagctgaaattaatttttaaaatgacctCTTAGGTTTTGATGGGTTTCTCACTTGGCTGCAAGCATGGCCGATGCTGTTGATAtacttttaattgttttgtgattgattttaaatctttcataaaatgaaggtgtagggcaaaatattttttggacTTCTATTATCCTCTGTCCCATTTACtcataatttcttttcctgccaCAGAACCCCACAGAAGAACAATAAATTGTGTACCTTATAGACATCTAGCTCTCCACATTGGTAATCAAAGCGAGTATAAAGCTCATTAAGCATGGTGATAACCTGCATAGGTGAGCACTGAGAACAGATGGCAGTGAATCCAACAATGTCAGAGAAAAGCATTGTGACATTATTAAATTTCTTGGCTTGCACAACTTGtccctgccacagctgctgAGCAACCTCTCcgggaaaaatagaaaacagaagatcTACggtcttcttcttttcctcttcaagTGCTTGATGGGCCTGCTCAAGGGTTGCTTTCAGCTTTCCTAACCTCTTTTTCAGTCCATCCTGAGCTCTGGCTTGTTCTCCGATCAGAACAACATCTCTCAGTGCATTGTGAATAGGAATATCTGAGAGGTATAATCCACGTCCTGTAAAATCTTCTAGCCTATCCACACACGGGGATCCCAAGAATAGGATGGCACTGGATTCAAGAATATAGATCATTTGGCCTTTAAGATCCATTACCTGAAACAGTTAAAGAAACAAGGATTCATGCACAACTTGCATGGCAAGTGCTTAGAAACAAGACACACATTTTGCTGAACCACAGGTGAATCAGAGTGGCCCATAGTCCTCACATCTTCATTCAGTTGCTAAAGAGAAAACATGGAATACAAAATCAAACAGCTAAATTGTAAGTTCAGCTTATTTTACATGAGCCTTCTGGTGCAAAAGTTAAACCACAGCTTAAGGACAAACCCCTAATTATGTTTGGGTATTAGTAAGTATCAATTTTatcttagagagaaaagaaaatcaaaagaagaattttgtgcatttttatcTACTGTTTAAGATTGTATTGATTACAGTGGTCAATGAATTTCTGCTAACAACTGGTTAGCAAAACCATGTTTGGTTCATGCACTTCTTTCTCTGTAAGATAAAGTGAAAACAACAGTTTCAGTTTTATTAGAGGATGTTCAGTACTCactgcaatttaaaattaaaaagcaaaaatgccaGAAATATCCCACTTTAATGACCTGAAAAGGCACGGTATTTTGTGTGAAGTGCTGTTTTTATGTCTCTTCCATACTCAGTTGTGTAATGTGCAagatgctgcagagctctccttAACATTGCTTTGAATCActattttttttgaggaaaaaaaaaaaaaaaaaaggatatttcatGATAGTGATTGCATCAGTTCAGGTATCTGAATATCAAAGATACAAAATCctgaagaaagcaaaggctCAATGAGCACAGGAAATGTCTATTCCTTTCCCCAAATCTTAGAACTGTTGTTTTTAGGTGACTCAATTGCACTTAGGTTAAGCTTCCCCTGCCACCGTCTCTGTAGTGGTGATGCTCTTATTCTCAGCAGCATGACATGTCACTGACTTTATCTCAATTCACTGAGTTTATCTCCATATTTCAAATTActccttttttaataaaatcatgttAACAGTCAGATTTTACTCatgtaaaaaaaagaagttctaATGGAGAATTTTGACTAAATATTGGTTCCAGAATCTGAATTACATTACAGTGCCCTCACCATagatcattattatttatttgtattagaTGTTGAAAGGTAGacaatgaaaaatacaacataATTTTGTTTGGTGGCTATTTTAACTGTCTCGCATctcccaaaagaaaataaattcctcaCTGAAGccatagttttaaaaattctcttACCATGGATGATTTCATATCAGTATTATCCCATCTTCTCACTCGTACAGTAAACTGCATATTTAGCATTGTCATTATTCCACTGAAAGTGCAGCTTATTTTAGGGGTAAGAATTTCAAAATACTCTTCAAAATTAGGCTTAGCTTGAAATTCTCTCCTGGTCAAAAGTCTTCTTATCCCATTTCCAACTTGTAGAACAGACATGTCCTTGtcaaacataaaatgaaatgggaaaatCTTACAGAATACAGAGGCAGGAATCACAAGTGAAGACTGTGGTTTACATGGAGATAAAGAAGGTTTTGCGCTTTTGACTTGTATAGAGTAAAGTAAATAAGGCTGATTAACAAACTCAGTGCAGTCATTATGGAAACAAGGAGGCATGAGCATGACTTCCACCTCAGTTTCATACAAAATATGAGCTGCTGCCTTAATAATGCCAGATAAAATAAGACTCGTGACTTTCTTGGGAAAGAAGTAATACACATTTAAGAAGTCCTGATCTTTCTCCAGGCATAATATGGAGGCTTCTTCAAGTCTgtccttttttcctgcttcttggTTGTGGCCACTTTGCTTCAGCAGAGTAGTGAAACTGTTCAAGAAGTCCTTAAGGGTTCCTCCAATAACTCCTAGTATGTGTTCATCCTCTTCATAGCATATTTTGAATAGCTCTTCACCAAGAGATTCCCGTAGAGACTCCACAGGCACACCTGCATGGAATCATATTTTAGTCAGAACTGCACACATCACGCTGAATCTCAGGCTAATCTCCACTTTTTTCATCCTACATCAAACCAAATTAGCAATTTCCTTCCTTGACCCATCACAGACAGCTGAGGAGTTTCGCTCTTAGGTGTCCTGTTATGACCAATTAAAGTTGTACTACCTGGTGCCTGGAAAACATGGAGGCAATAGGCTGTAGTTTGGAATGATCCAAGACTCAGTGCTGTGCAGTAGGGGGTGTAGACAGAATGAATGCAAATTTTGGCACAGGACTTAACCCAGTTCCCTTAGCCtgacataaagaaataaaataattttataaaactaaataaGAGTCAAAATTAAATCGTCTTTGTGCACACGTGCAGATATAAATATTATGCTTGATCCAATAAATTAAATGACCCTAGGAATATTCCAGGGCACTGAGACCAACTGGCACAGAACGGCTCACATCTTTGtagcaaattcattttaatgggATAGCTGCACGCAAACTGATTGTTGAGTATGTCCCAACTCCCCAACTGTTACTGGGAATCATTTGGAAAACTGTTATCTGTCACAGGCCAACTGTGTGCCAGGACCAGCTTAACAGCTTAAGTATACAGAAGACCAAGTTTCAGTTTCTGGAAATGTTAATTTACTACTATAGATGTAGCCAGAGAGTTCTCCTATTGCAAATTAAAGCAGTTCTCTTCCCACAGACTAGAATCCTCCAGAAGATGTAAAGGatcaaacattttttcagtataACACTGTCATGTATTACTGAATGTATCTTACAACTCCCTATATGTTGTTATCTTTGCAGTGTATGAATTATGACATCTCAGAGTTGAGAAACTCTAACTCAAGTCTTGACTCTCTGAGCTGTTAGTTGAACAGATGTAGTTTACTATCTGTGATGTCAGCATCACTCAAGCCATCATGATgaggaaattatttcttaataacAAGACTATTTTATACATGCATGCATTACTTTATAGTTATATCAGCTTTATATAATCTATGTATGTGCAATATCGATGTATTATTAAACAAGCTTACATTACCTGCTGCATCAGCATGatcactgattattttttcaaaatcttctcTATCCCCAGTTTTTCTGTAAagatcataaaaatataaataaaaccccTGAAAAAATCAAGATAAACATGGTAAAAATAATATGCAACAGAAGTTATATCTAGCCTGTCTTTACTCAGTAAAGACCAAGTTCTGCTGATCAAATAGgcagtttttctttcatgcaaaaTAGGGTTTTGGTGGGATCTTAGATTATCCTGTGCATTtgagataaattaaaattttagtcTGAGCTCAGATTATGGATTGAGGCCGAATGCTGCAGGCTGTCATTGATTAAAATCTCTTACGTTGCAACAACCCTATTTTTAGTTTGGATTATATTTTGTTACTTGAAGTTgtaattatatttcatattcatGTATAATATAACTGGAATATACATTCAAGCATTTTACattccattaaataaaaaagatttgagaaggtatttctgtttttatagaataattcattactttaaaattacttattcATAGGTAGTAATCCAGATGTCTGTGATACAGAATGGCAGCTCTCTGAGTTCTGTGAGGTCAAAAAATATCACCTTGAATGTCAGATGCAAAATGATGAGAAGATGTAGCTTAGATGAACTTCTATATAAACAGTTAGCCATTGATAGagattttctga
This genomic window from Aythya fuligula isolate bAytFul2 chromosome 4, bAytFul2.pri, whole genome shotgun sequence contains:
- the GUCY1A1 gene encoding guanylate cyclase soluble subunit alpha-1 isoform X1 gives rise to the protein MFCTKLKDLKITGECPFSLLTQTHITDEREKDCTENSSSAALPICKEVHEKDAQGDLPQRKTSRSRVYLHTLTESICKLIFPEFERLNLALQRTLAKHRIKETRKTGDREDFEKIISDHADAAGVPVESLRESLGEELFKICYEEDEHILGVIGGTLKDFLNSFTTLLKQSGHNQEAGKKDRLEEASILCLEKDQDFLNVYYFFPKKVTSLILSGIIKAAAHILYETEVEVMLMPPCFHNDCTEFVNQPYLLYSIQVKSAKPSLSPCKPQSSLVIPASVFCKIFPFHFMFDKDMSVLQVGNGIRRLLTRREFQAKPNFEEYFEILTPKISCTFSGIMTMLNMQFTVRVRRWDNTDMKSSMVMDLKGQMIYILESSAILFLGSPCVDRLEDFTGRGLYLSDIPIHNALRDVVLIGEQARAQDGLKKRLGKLKATLEQAHQALEEEKKKTVDLLFSIFPGEVAQQLWQGQVVQAKKFNNVTMLFSDIVGFTAICSQCSPMQVITMLNELYTRFDYQCGELDVYKVETIGDAYCVAGGLHKESETHAVQIALMALKMMELSDEVVSPHGEPIKMRIGLHSGSVFAGVVGVKMPRYCLFGNNVTLGNKFESCSVPRKINVSPTTYRLLKEYPGFVFTPRSREELPPNFPSDIPGICYFLDAYIQGTSSLTWFQKRDLGDGNANFLGEETGID
- the GUCY1A1 gene encoding guanylate cyclase soluble subunit alpha-1 isoform X2, giving the protein MFCTKLKDLKITGECPFSLLTQTHITDEREKDCTENSSSAALPICKEVHEKDAQGDLPQRKTSRSRVYLHTLTESICKLIFPEFERLNLALQRTLAKHRIKETRKTGDREDFEKIISDHADAAGVPVESLRESLGEELFKICYEEDEHILGVIGGTLKDFLNSFTTLLKQSGHNQEAGKKDRLEEASILCLEKDQDFLNVYYFFPKKVTSLILSGIIKAAAHILYETEVEVMLMPPCFHNDCTEFVNQPYLLYSIQVKSAKPSLSPCKPQSSLVIPASVFCKIFPFHFMFDKDMSVLQVGNGIRRLLTRREFQAKPNFEEYFEILTPKISCTFSGIMTMLNMQFTVRVRRWDNTDMKSSMVMDLKGQMIYILESSAILFLGSPCVDRLEDFTGRGLYLSDIPIHNALRDVVLIGEQARAQDGLKKRLGKLKATLEQAHQALEEEKKKTVDLLFSIFPGEVAQQLWQGQVVQAKKFNNVTMLFSDIVGFTAICSQCSPMQVITMLNELYTRFDYQCGELDVYKMRIGLHSGSVFAGVVGVKMPRYCLFGNNVTLGNKFESCSVPRKINVSPTTYRLLKEYPGFVFTPRSREELPPNFPSDIPGICYFLDAYIQGTSSLTWFQKRDLGDGNANFLGEETGID